The DNA segment TTTGCACCGCGGCCGGCCGCCCCTGACAAGCCTGAGGGAGAAAAGGAAACAGTGATGCGAAGAGGAGATTTGTGGCCCCTGACCGTGGCGGCCCTGATTGTATTCGCCGGGTGCGGCCCGAAGCTCGACACGCCGCCCCAGAATTACACCGAGAAGATTCCCGGCACGAACATCGAGTTGGAGATGGTCTACGTGCCGGGCGGGGAATTCGAGATGGGCGCCCCCGAGGGCGCGCCGAACCGCGAGGTGGACGAGGGCCCGGTGCGCAAGGTCAAGGTGGGGCCGTACTGGATAGGCAAAACGGAAGTCACCTGGGACCAGTACGAGCAGTTCGCTTTCGTCAAGGACAGCACCATGCTGGACGCCGTGACCCTGGCCTCGCCCAAGCTGAACCTCATCTGGTTCAACAACCTCTACAGTTGGGGCAAGCAGAAATACTCGCTCTGGCGCCAGGGCATCGACGCCGTGACCCGGCCCTCCAACTACTACGGGGCCTACGACCACGGCATGGGACGCGGCTCCAAGCCGGCGATCGGTGTCAGCTGGATCGGCGCGACCTATTACTGCAAGTACCTGACCAAGAAGACCGGCCACGATTTCCGTCTGCCCACCGAGGCCGAGTGGGAGTACGCCTGCCGGGCCGGCGACAGCGAGGACATGACCGCCAGCCTGGACGAGTACGCCTGGTACGAGGACAACAGCGACTGGGAAACCCAGGCGGTGGGCAAGAAAAAGCCCAACGCTTACGGTCTGTGTGACATGCTGGGCAATGCCTGGGAGCTGTGCTTCGAGGAGTACGATTCCCTGTACTATGACAAGCTCAAGGCCAGCGGTGTAAACGTGGACCCCAAGGGCCCCAAGTGGTGGGTGGGCGACAAGGCCTCGCTGCGTGGCGGTAGCTGGGATGACCCGGCCGTGGAGGCCCGTCCGACCAACCGCCTGCAGCAGCTGGATGCCTGGACCGAGCGCGATCCGCAGCGCCCGCGCGGCATCTGGTGGCTTATCGACGGCAACACGGTGGGCTTCCGCGTGTTGCGGCCAGCGCACTGAAAAAGAGGCTATAACTAAAGACCGTAGGGGCGGACCCGTGTGTCCGCCCTTTTTTTCGGGCACGGTGCGCGCCGTGCCCGATTTACTGGATCAAATCCCCCTCTATCCCTCTACTTCAAAGTGGGAGAAAAACCACACACCCCGTCGGCTACGCCGCCACCCCTCTTTTTAGAGGGGAGTAAAGACGCCTCTCCCCCATCCACTTGCAAAAAGACAGCCTTGCTTAAAGGAGCACGGCGCGCTTTTAATCCCCTCTCGAGAGGGGTGCCCGCGTCAACGGGCGGGGTGTGTCACGGCGGAGGCAGGCAAAAAAGCATGACGGGCGCACACACGGGTACGCCTCGGCGCGAGAGCAACGGGCTATCTGGTCCGAAAGAAAAGGGGCACGGTGCACCGTGCCCCTTTTTGCATTCCGCCTTTAACTTGACTCGACTTGTCTCAGGCCGAGGCCAGGTAGTCCTCGATGGCTTTTCGGAGCGTGGCCAGGGTGGCGGCCCGCTTGCTATCCTCCTGCTCCAGGAGGGTCATGCGGAAACCGTCCAACTGGCTGGTGAACCCGCTCATCGGGACCACGCAGATGCCGGTGGCGGCCAGGATATTGAGCACCAGGCGTTTGTCCGCGCGGACATTGCCGGCGGCCAGGGCCTCATCCAGCACGGACTTGGCCCCGGAGTTCTTCACCTTCAGCTTCTGCTTGCCGTTCAGGCGCCCGGAATCGAATATCACGCTGGCGTAGAACGCGCCGTCCGGCCGCACCGCGTGCACCCCCTCCAGGCCCTCGAATGCCGCGGCGAACTGGCTCGACCGCTTTTCGTAGGCCGCGCAGCGCGCCTCGAGGTGCTTCGGGTATCTCTCATCCGAGAACACGCGCGGGATGGTCATCTGGGGCTGGGTGGTGGCGCAGACCTCCACCATCTTGGCATCGAACAGCGTGCGCACGTAGCGCTTGAACTCACGGTCGCGGTCCTCGTTGTAGACCTCAATCCAGCCGCAGCGTCCTCCCGGCCAGGGATATTCCTTGCTGATCCCCTTTAGGGCCATGCCCGGCACCTCTCCGATCACGTCCGCCAGCAGCGTCGCGGTGCGGCCGTTATAGGTCAGACGGTTGTAGATTTCGTCCGCGATCACGAACAGGTCGTTCTGGCGGGCGATTTCCACCACCGCCTCGACCATCCCGCGCGGCCAGACCGAGCCGGTGGGGTTGTCGGGGTTGATCAGCAGCACGGCGCAGACCTCGGGGTGCTGGTCCACCAGACGGCGGATCTCATCCGGGTCGGGCAGCCAGCCGCGCGCCGGGTCAAGATGGTAGATCAACGGGGCGGCGTTGGCGTGGTAGCCCTCGTGGGTGGAATGGATCGAGTAGGAGGGCGAGGGCACCAGCACCCGGGCCTGGCGGTTGAGGTAGCCGTACATCTTGCTCACCGCGTCGCCCAGGCCGTTGTACATGTAGATGTCCTCGGGCGTGATCTGCACCGCCCCCCGGGCGTTGAGCCCGGCGGCCAGGAACTCGCGGGTTTCGTCCATCCCCTTGGAGGGGCTGTAGCCCCAACTTTTCTGGATGCGGCTCACCGCGCCCAGGTGCTCGATGATCCAGTCCGGGACCGGCTCGCCCTTGGCCACCGGGTCACCGATGTTCTCCCAGGTGAGGGGCACTCCGGCCGCGCCGATCCGCTTGGCCAGGATCACAATCTGGCGGATCTCGTAGACCAGGGAGTCCGCCTGCTCGTGTACGATGTGTGTGCGCATATCTATTACTCGATGATGAAGTTCAATCAATTACCCCAAAAAATAGAGTCGATTTCTCTGGCCGGGCATTTGTTTCGGCCAATAACAACACTCCGGCTGGACGCATAGAGAACTTCGATATCCTGTTGTTCAGCCAATTGCCTGTGTGCATTCCATGCCTTGCGTGTTTTACTAAAAACCAAGTTATTTGTTCGCCGTTTTGGTTGCCTGAATAAAAGCTCCACCCGTAATCAAGTCCTCTTCGGCAATTTCTTTATACCGCGAAGCCAATTCGTTTTTAGCTATATTTGATTTTAATTTATACAAGTGGTCACACACAATCCCGAACCCCTCTTCAAGCATAATTTCAAGATGCCTTGAATGCGGTTCTCTATTAATCAAATATTTTCTCTTTCCGCGTATCAAGCTCCACACAAAGTCGGAATACCGCCAGTGGCCGTTCCATTCATCCGCAGTTCCATGACATCTAAAATCAATCTGGTGCGAAATATAACCATTCGGTCTCAACCACGAATACATCGCCCTGTATGCGCTTCGCAAATCATCAACATGCTCAAGAACCGCTTGCGAATAGATTAAATCCACGGTTTCCTTCGCCTGATCGCAAACGTCGCTCCAGGGCACTTTAAAATGAATCATCGATTCATTTTCATTCATTCCGTCAATTGATTCCTCAATACTTCCAACCCGTGACTTTTCCAGTGCATGCTGCATCCTGCCATCATCCAAAACATCTTCGGGAAACCTGTAATCCAACAAAGACGGCTTGATGTCGGGAAATTCATCTTCGTCTGGAATGGGTGTTTTATTTTCGAATAGAGCAATGAGTTCGTTAAATATTCTTTTATTCATTTGGGCATTTGAGTGATTTACAATATCGAATGCATAATATTTTTCACTACCGGAAATCAAAGCCGCAATTCCGATACCCAATGAATCGCCTGGCCCCAACTCCGCCACTATCTTCGGATGGAAATTCAGCCCGCTTTTCTTGGCCATCACCAGATGGCGCAGCCAGACAGAATAACAATACCTGGCCGAACCGGCGCCACCCGTACCTCTATGAAATAATGAATCCATTCCCGGTATAAAAGTGGATATACCATAAAGCATCTGCTTAAGTTTCAATAATCTCCTCCAATACAATCTCCAATCGAATCAATCAGGATCAGCTTATTTTGACAATTACAAACCACTTATATGAATCCCAGCGTTTCTTCGAGACCGCATTTCCATCCCGACAAGCCGGGTCAGGCTAAAAGTTTCCTCCATGCCCGGCTGCATTTGACCATATTGCCTATCCTTACCGGCCAACCCTCTGGGACGATAAGATGCAAATGATTCCAACGCCTATCGAAGCATCCCGGCCAGCTTGCGCCGCGGCCAGGTAATCATTTCATTATAAGCCCGCCCGGCGCGTTTGAAAAGCCCGGTATGGACCTCGCTCAGGCTCAGCACCGCCTCCAGCGTGTCGGCGGGCACCCCGGCCCGGGTCAGGTAGTAGCGGGTGTCGTTGTAATAGGTCTCGTTCCGCGGGTCCAGCCGCAACTGGCTGCGGAAACAGGCCAGGGCGCTGTCGGTCCGTCCCTCCTCCAGGTAGAGGCTGCCCAGCCAGGCCGGGGCCAGGGTGGTATCCTGCGGCGTACAGCGGCTGACCGCCCGCTCGCAGGCCACAATCGCCGACTGGCGGTCGCCCAGGCCCCAGAGGGCGTAGGCCAGGAACTGGTCCGCCTCGGAGTCCAGGCTGTCGAGCATGGCCGCGGCGCGGATGTACTTGAGGCTGCGGCGGCAGGCGGCGCTGTCGGGCGGGTCGCCGGCGGCGCTGAGCACCAGCGCGCCCGTGCGCAGAAGCCCCGCGGTAAGCCACTTGTCCACAGTGCCGTCTTTGATTTTCGGCTCCAGGATGTCCTTGCCCTGTGAGTCTTTCAGGATGTCGGTGTGCTCGATCAGCTTGCCGACCAGGTCGGCCTCGCTCACCTTCTCGGCCTGGGGCTTGGCTACGATCATCTGCCAGAGCAGGTACACCACCAGGACCATCAGGCCCCATTTCAGGATAAACCGCAACATCTTATCCTCTCCCCCACATTCGAACGCCCTTGACCGGGCGCCGCGGACCGCTCCCGCTCTGAGTCCGGCCCCCCGCGGGACGTTGCCGGAATACGATTACCCTCTAAAATAACACTTTTCCGCAAAATACGGAAGTGGGGCGGGGCCGCAGTCGGGTGCGGGCAATAAAAAACCGGAGGCGGTCTGGATCTTGCCCGCCTCCGGCGCATTCTGTCACTTGCACCCGCTCAGGGCCGCGGCGGCTCGGCTTGGGGCGGCTCACTCAGCGAGGGAGTCTGGCACGGCTCCAGCACCAGGGTGTTGGCGATCAGGTCGTGCAGCGCCTGGCTGCGGCGGCTGAACAGGGCGATTATATAGCCGATGAGGCAGCAGGCGGTGGAGAG comes from the bacterium genome and includes:
- a CDS encoding pyridoxal phosphate-dependent aminotransferase encodes the protein MRTHIVHEQADSLVYEIRQIVILAKRIGAAGVPLTWENIGDPVAKGEPVPDWIIEHLGAVSRIQKSWGYSPSKGMDETREFLAAGLNARGAVQITPEDIYMYNGLGDAVSKMYGYLNRQARVLVPSPSYSIHSTHEGYHANAAPLIYHLDPARGWLPDPDEIRRLVDQHPEVCAVLLINPDNPTGSVWPRGMVEAVVEIARQNDLFVIADEIYNRLTYNGRTATLLADVIGEVPGMALKGISKEYPWPGGRCGWIEVYNEDRDREFKRYVRTLFDAKMVEVCATTQPQMTIPRVFSDERYPKHLEARCAAYEKRSSQFAAAFEGLEGVHAVRPDGAFYASVIFDSGRLNGKQKLKVKNSGAKSVLDEALAAGNVRADKRLVLNILAATGICVVPMSGFTSQLDGFRMTLLEQEDSKRAATLATLRKAIEDYLASA
- a CDS encoding class I SAM-dependent methyltransferase, with protein sequence MKLKQMLYGISTFIPGMDSLFHRGTGGAGSARYCYSVWLRHLVMAKKSGLNFHPKIVAELGPGDSLGIGIAALISGSEKYYAFDIVNHSNAQMNKRIFNELIALFENKTPIPDEDEFPDIKPSLLDYRFPEDVLDDGRMQHALEKSRVGSIEESIDGMNENESMIHFKVPWSDVCDQAKETVDLIYSQAVLEHVDDLRSAYRAMYSWLRPNGYISHQIDFRCHGTADEWNGHWRYSDFVWSLIRGKRKYLINREPHSRHLEIMLEEGFGIVCDHLYKLKSNIAKNELASRYKEIAEEDLITGGAFIQATKTANK
- a CDS encoding formylglycine-generating enzyme family protein, translating into MRRGDLWPLTVAALIVFAGCGPKLDTPPQNYTEKIPGTNIELEMVYVPGGEFEMGAPEGAPNREVDEGPVRKVKVGPYWIGKTEVTWDQYEQFAFVKDSTMLDAVTLASPKLNLIWFNNLYSWGKQKYSLWRQGIDAVTRPSNYYGAYDHGMGRGSKPAIGVSWIGATYYCKYLTKKTGHDFRLPTEAEWEYACRAGDSEDMTASLDEYAWYEDNSDWETQAVGKKKPNAYGLCDMLGNAWELCFEEYDSLYYDKLKASGVNVDPKGPKWWVGDKASLRGGSWDDPAVEARPTNRLQQLDAWTERDPQRPRGIWWLIDGNTVGFRVLRPAH